In Mesoplodon densirostris isolate mMesDen1 chromosome 2, mMesDen1 primary haplotype, whole genome shotgun sequence, the DNA window tgtacattacatctccatgacatttattttgtaactggaagtttgtaccttttgaccctccTCACCCATtttacccacccccaccccctgcctctggcaaccactgcctgaatttttttttttttttttttgcggtacgtgggcctctcactgttgtggcctctcccgttggggagcacagcctccagacgcgcaggctcagcggccatggctcacgggcccagccgctccgcggcatgtgggatcttcccagaccagggcacgaacctgtggcccctgcattggcaggcggactcccaaccactgcgccaccagggaagccctgcctgaattttttttacatgtgcTGTTTCCTGTTCAtcattcaagtctcagctcaagTGTCACCTTCTCAGACAAGTATTCCCTCATTACTCTATCTAAAATAGTACTCTTTCAGACTCTCCATTGTTACTGTTTCATTAGTGTTTTATTGTCTATGTGGCATTTGATGttatctgaaataattttttaaaatgtaagctctgtAAGAGCAAGACTCTTGTCTGTCTGCTTCATTGTTTGTATCCCCTGAGCCTAGGATAGAACTTGGTGCCTAACCAAAGCTCCAGAATtggtattgaataaatgaatgaataataatatattctggcagggaattccctggtggtccagtggttaggactcggcgctttcactgccaagggcctgggttcaatccctggtcggggaactaagatcccacaaacgaCACAGCtcggccaaaaacaaacaaacaaacccaacatTCTGACATATATAATGTCTGGCACATCTAATGGTAGGTTACTGGATGGTAACACTAATACTGGGTGTCAGTCACTGTGGTGTTGAGGATGCAGATGTGAAGCCACCATCCCTGCCCTTTAGTTGAGTGAACAGACACAAATAAGTGGGGATACTGCTAaaaggagaggtgtgtccagaaTGCAATTTGGGCtcagaggaaggagggggaggctAGAGCAGGCTTCAGAGAAGAGATGACAGCCAATGAGTAGAGGTGCCTGCTAGTTGCAGCCAGTGGCCGTGTGTTGAGTGGGGCGGGGAAGAATGGGAAGAGTAGTAGCCTGTTGATTGCTTCTCCCTTTCCCCTACAGGAATTTTTCACAGACAACCTATGGGGCACACTCCCTTGCTCATGGCAGGAAGCCCTGGATGGACTGAACCCGCCACAGCTGGCCACACTGCTGCTGGGGATgcctggggaaggggaagtggcCAGGTATGGGCAAGAGGGGACCTGTGTTGGGGGACTTGGTGCTGAGCCCTGCAGGGAGCCATTGCTCAGAGTCTCACAAGGGCTTCCTGGGTTGTAAACTGGCACACTCAGGATACAATGGGACTATTCACTGGGGGCCTGGGTGGGCTATCTCAGGTACAGGTCGGTGTGGCCACTCACCCTGCTGGCCCTGAAGTCCACAGCCTATGCCCTGGCTTTTACCCGGACGCCTGGGTTTCAGACCCCCTCAGAGTTCCTGGAGAACCCCAGCCAGAGTTCCCGACTGACAGCTCCATTCCGGAAACATGTCAGGCCCAAGAAGCAGCATGAGATTCGGAGGCTGGGAGAGGTGAGGAGATGGCTGGGGTATAGGTGGTATCTGGGAGCCTGGGGACTCCTTAAGCCTATGGGTTACAAAGGTGTGGGCACCTTATATCACCTGCAGGACCAGAGGCCCTAGAAGGTCCCTTCCTTGGCAGATACACTATAATCATGTCTTCATCCTTTTGCTGGGTTGTTTGGTGGCTATATTTGAATCACTGGCTTAGTCTTGTTCTGATAACCTTCACAATCTGCTCATGGCTTCACAGCAGGGCTCTTATTCTGTGGAAGAGACTGAATCACTAGCCCGAGAGGAGCAAAGACAGTAGCCTGAGCCTGGGGTCAGCACACCCCATTTTGGTTTCCATGTCTCTTGTCTCCTCCCTCTACCCATCTTCCTCTGCCATCTTCAGCTCCTCCACCCTCATTATGGGTGTTTGCCCTGGGAGCCAACACCAATGGCAGGAGACCTTTGTTCCCTCTTTCAGTTGGTGAAGAAGCTGAGTGACCTCACAGGCTGCACCCAAGTTGTGGATGTAGGCTCAGGCCAGGTGAGCCAGACCCCTAATGTTCTGGTTTTTTGTTGTGGCGATAGAACAGCTGGAAGACAGGTTATCAGGCCACAGGCCCAGGGAGGCAGGTGCTAAGGAGTGGTAGAAGTAAGCTGGGCAGAATTTAAGCCTTCTGGAGGCCTAGGACCCAGGCGTCCAAACCACAGATAGAGAGGGGGACAGTGGAGAGGACACTGAACGGGGctctctccaccctccctctcGGGACTCCAGGGCCATCTCTCCCGCTTCAtgtccctggggctggggctgatgGTGAAGAGCATTGAAGGGGACCAGAGACTGGTGGAGAGAGCCCAGCGCCTAGACCAGGAGCTCCTGCAGGCTCTGCAGAAAGAGGAGAAGAGGAACCCACAGGTAGACCAGCCCTTCCTGCAGCCAGGACCGTGAGAGCAGGGTCTGCTTGGCTGAATTGGGCACCAAGGCTAATTCCCTCTTTTAAGTTTCTCAGCTTGAGATGGCATGTCCCTATTTCTGCTACCCGTTTCCCAAGGTCCCTCCTTCACCGAAGCCTCCTCCTATCTTAAAGGCACCTTCTAGTTAAAAAGTGCTTTCCACACCAATACGTCCTTCTCACAGCCACCTGTAAAAAGTGGCCAATCAAATGAGGAAGCTCAGAGACGAAAAGACCTGCAGTTACTAATGAGAGCCCCAGAATCTATCCCATCTCCTGATTTAAAGCCCCCCTTTCTCCTCTGCCCCAGTTTCTCTCCCACCTTCCTCCTTGGGAAGGAACTCAGAGGACAGATCCATTCCCGTGGCTTGAGGTGGCACGGGGACGGGATTCCCATCTGCCTCTGTTCTGTCCTGCCTCCACAGGTGGTCCACACTGGCCCTCGCCACTGCCCCCACCATGTGGTTAGGTGGGTAGAGCCCACGGCCCTGTGTGAGGAGCTTCTGCTTCCACTGGAGAACTCGCCTCAGAGGGAGGCCCGCTTGCTGCTGACAGGCCTCCATGCCTGTGGGGATCTGAGTGTTGCCTTGCTGAGGCACTTCTCCTGCCGGCCTGAGGTGGCAGCCCTGGCCTCAGTGGGCTGCTGTTACATGAAGCTGAGCGACCCCGGTGGCTACCCACTGAGTCAGTGGGTGGCTGGGCTGCCTGGCTGTGAACTGCCCTACAGGCTACGGGAGGGGGCCTGCCACGCCCTGGAGGAATACGCTGAGCGGCTGCACAAAGCAGGCCCTGGCCTCCGAACCCACTGCTACCGGGCAGCACTGGAGACGGTCATCCGGCGTGCCCGGCCCGAGCTCCGTCGGCCAGGCGTGCAGGGGATCCCCAGGGTCCACGAGCTCAAGATTGAAGAGTGAGGCTGGGGAGTTGGGGGTGTGTGAGGAGGGGGGCATCACCTACTGGAGGTATGattcccctcccaccctcaaCTGTTTAGCATGTCCTGAAGAAAGTCTAAAtgtgctgggaggaggggagtgaTTTTGAGTTCTGTGGCAGCTTCAGACTTTCTTTAAAAGGCCGTTGTCACTCTTTTATCAAGTTTTTGAAATGCTAAAAA includes these proteins:
- the METTL25B gene encoding methyltransferase-like protein 25B isoform X2, translating into MPGVSARGLSHEARMQLAVNLTRVVTLYRSILDAYIIEFFTDNLWGTLPCSWQEALDGLNPPQLATLLLGMPGEGEVARYRSVWPLTLLALKSTAYALAFTRTPGFQTPSEFLENPSQSSRLTAPFRKHVRPKKQHEIRRLGELVKKLSDLTGCTQVVDVGSGQGHLSRFMSLGLGLMVKSIEGDQRLVERAQRLDQELLQALQKEEKRNPQVVHTGPRHCPHHVVRWVEPTALCEELLLPLENSPQREARLLLTGLHACGDLSVALLRHFSCRPEVAALASVGCCYMKLSDPGGYPLSQWVAGLPGCELPYRLREGACHALEEYAERLHKAGPGLRTHCYRAALETVIRRARPELRRPGVQGIPRVHELKIEEYVQRGLQRVGLDPHLPLNLAALRAHQAQENRVVAFFSLALLLAPLVETLILLDRLLYLQEQALPFS
- the METTL25B gene encoding methyltransferase-like protein 25B isoform X3; this encodes MGHTPLLMAGSPGWTEPATAGHTAAGDAWGRGSGQTPSEFLENPSQSSRLTAPFRKHVRPKKQHEIRRLGELVKKLSDLTGCTQVVDVGSGQGHLSRFMSLGLGLMVKSIEGDQRLVERAQRLDQELLQALQKEEKRNPQVVHTGPRHCPHHVVRWVEPTALCEELLLPLENSPQREARLLLTGLHACGDLSVALLRHFSCRPEVAALASVGCCYMKLSDPGGYPLSQWVAGLPGCELPYRLREGACHALEEYAERLHKAGPGLRTHCYRAALETVIRRARPELRRPGVQGIPRVHELKIEEYVQRGLQRVGLDPHLPLNLAALRAHQAQENRVVAFFSLALLLAPLVETLILLDRLLYLQEQGFHAELLPIFSPELSPRNLVLVATKRPLGETFSVLETEDG
- the METTL25B gene encoding methyltransferase-like protein 25B isoform X1, whose translation is MPGVSARGLSHEARMQLAVNLTRVVTLYRSILDAYIIEFFTDNLWGTLPCSWQEALDGLNPPQLATLLLGMPGEGEVARYRSVWPLTLLALKSTAYALAFTRTPGFQTPSEFLENPSQSSRLTAPFRKHVRPKKQHEIRRLGELVKKLSDLTGCTQVVDVGSGQGHLSRFMSLGLGLMVKSIEGDQRLVERAQRLDQELLQALQKEEKRNPQVVHTGPRHCPHHVVRWVEPTALCEELLLPLENSPQREARLLLTGLHACGDLSVALLRHFSCRPEVAALASVGCCYMKLSDPGGYPLSQWVAGLPGCELPYRLREGACHALEEYAERLHKAGPGLRTHCYRAALETVIRRARPELRRPGVQGIPRVHELKIEEYVQRGLQRVGLDPHLPLNLAALRAHQAQENRVVAFFSLALLLAPLVETLILLDRLLYLQEQGFHAELLPIFSPELSPRNLVLVATKRPLGETFSVLETEDG